The Tistrella bauzanensis DNA window CATCCTGGATGCCTGGGGCGACGATCATGGCGCCCGGGCGTTCTATGACCAGATCGCCCGCATGGACCCGGCCGCCACCGATGCGGTGGCGCCGCTGCTAGGGCAGGTACGGGCCCCGGCTCAGGTGCTGTGGGGGCTGGACGATCGCTGGCTGCCAGCCGATCAGGGCCGGGCGCTCGCCGACCGGATCGGCTGCGGTTTTACCGGCGTCGCCAGTGCCGGCCATCTGCTGCAACTGGATGCGCCGGCAGTGCTGGTGGCGGCGGTGCTGGACCAGTTGCGGTCCTGACCGCCGCCCCTGTCCCGTCACCGGCTTCGACAGGAAGGCGGCATCGCCAGCGCCGCGGTTGCTGTAGAAGAGCGTGACGTCGCGGGAAAGGCCACGCGCCGCCGCGTCATGGATCATGCTTCGCGACCGTTCCACGCGCGATCTCCCGCTTGCCGGTGGGGGCGGTCTTGTGGCGCGCCTCCGGCCGCAGCAAGCTCCCGCGCCTCCATCGAGGTGAGCCTCATGCCGTCGCGCATTTGCAAGGCGAGGAGCGTGATGTTCGTCGCGCCGGCGATCAGCTCAACGGCCTGCACGACATAGAAGATCCTATCGAACTCGCCCGCCCACGCCTTGGAGGCGAGGAACAACGCCGCCGGGATCAGCAAAAGCAGGCCGTTCGCGGCAATGAAGCGCATACGTCTCAGCTTTGTGCCGACAAGCCCTTCCCGCCGCCCTTGCGAGAGGAAGAAGCCGGAACCGCCCGTCGCCGCCAGCGCCGGCACAAGCAGCAGGAAGCCCCACGGAATAGCCGCCTTGACGGCCACAACGGCAGATCCGGAGAGGAACAATTCCGACATCGCCGTCGAGAGCCAGAAGGTCGAAACTGTCAGGATGGCCATGATCCCGGCAACCGGATGGATGATCCTTGGCATGACGTTTCCTGTCACCGGCTGATGGCCCATGCACCAGGTGTCGAGGCAGCAGAGGCAAGCGCGCGGCGAAGATCGTGGATCATGAACCCGGCATTGTCCTTCCAGACGTCGAGAAGACGGGTCTCGTCGGCAGCATCGAGCGTGAACAGGTTGACGGGAAGGACTGGCGCCGCGTCGACCGCGAACTGGCGTTCAATGGGGAGTTTCTCGTCCATGGGCTTCACCAGAGACATCTCGCGGCTCCGTTCATGTTGTATCCATGGTGTCAATTCGATATGATCGATACATACCTAAATGACATGATGATGTCAATATAGATAGATGGTAACGAATGAGCGAAGCGACCACGACTCCGAAGGCCGACGCCCTGACCGACCTGATCCTGACCATGTTTCGGGCAAACAACCTGACGCTCGCATGGGGCGACAGGCTGGTCGCACCCTTCGGGCTGACAAGCGCCCGATGGCAGGTTCTCGGCGCGATCGTCCTTTCACAGCGATCCCAGCCGGTGGCGTGGATCGCCCGCGACCTCGGCGCGAATCGGCAGAATGTGCAGCGCATCGTCAACGATCTGCACAAGGAGGAACTGGTCGAGTTCCAGCCCAACCCTCACCATCGCCGAGCGCATCTGGTGGTGCTGACCGACAAAGGCCGCCGGGCCTACGAGGCCGCGATCAACGCCTACAGCCCCAGGGTCAATATGCTGGCGGAGGGTCTTTCGTTTGAAGACATCACGACAGCGCACCGCGTCGTGGCGATGCTGCGAGACAGACTTGAGGGAGAATTGGATGCTGAAAGGCAGCCCTGACCGGCAGGGTCAGGGCTCAATTGAACCAATAGGTGAAAGTCGCGCCGATGAGAGCGGTCGCGGGGACGCTTCGTGCCAGCGTGTCGTCGCGTGAGACCTTGGGACAATCGCGCCGCCCCCCCCTGAACGGAGCCTGTGGACAATCCCCGGGATCACGCACCTATCCGATCCGGCGCGGCGCGAAGCTGGCAGGGTCGGCCGCCGCCCAGTCGGCGGCATAGGGTGTGGCATCGGGCGCCTCGATCAGCACGCCCGACTTCAGGAACGGATACAGCCGGTCGATCGGCACGATCTCGTTGGGCGAGCGGCGGTGCAGCAGGTGGCGCGGTTCGAGCTGATCGGGATGGTCCAGGCCGGCGGCCGCGACCAGATCGGCCAGCGCGTGCACGGTGCGGGCCTGATAGCGGCGCACCCGTTCGGCCTTGTCTTCCACCACCAGCCCCTTCTGGCGATCGGGATCCTGGGTGGCGACACCGGTCGGGCAGCGGCCGGTATGGCATTTCACCGACTGCACGCAGCCGATCGCGAACATGAAGGCGCGGGCGGCATTGCACCAGTCGGCGCCGATCGCCAGCGCCGCCGCCAGATCGAAGGCGCTGGTCATCTTGCCGGCCGCCGCGATCTTCACATGCGGCCGGAGCCCCGCGCCGACCAGAGCGTTGCGCACCAGCACCAGCCCTTCGCGCATCGGCAGGCCCAGATGATCGGAAAATTCGCGCGGCGCGGCACCGGTGCCGCCCTCGGCGCCGTCGACGACGATGAAATCGACCAGGATGCCGGTGCTCAGCATCGCCTTGACGATCGCGAAGATCTCATGAGGCTGGCCCACGCACAGCTTGATGCCGACCGGCTTGCCGCCTGACAGGTCGCGCAATTGCTGCACGAAACGCATCATGCCTTCAGGCGTGTCGAAGGCCGAATGACGGGCCGGCGAGATGCAGTCCACCCCTTCCGGCACCTTGCGGGTGGCGGCGATCTCGGCGGTGACCTTGGGGCCGGGCAGCATGCCGCCATGGCCGGGCTTGGCCCCCTGGCTCAGCTTGATCTCGATCATCTTCACCTGATCGAGCCGGGCGGTCTCGGCGAACTGGTCGGGATCGAAACGGCCCTGATCGTCGCGGCAGCCGAAATAACCTGATCCGAGTTCCCAGACGATATCGCCGCCATGCATGCGGTGATAGGGGCTGAGCCCGCCCTCGCCGGTGTCGTGATAGAATCCGCCACGCGCGGCACCGGCGTTCAGCGCCTCGATCGCCCGGGCGCTCAACGATCCGAAACTCATCGCCGAGATGTTCAGCACCTGGGCGCTGTAGGGCTTCAGGCAGTGCGGGCCGCCCACCATCACCCGGAACGGCTCTGTCGCCACCGGATGCGGCGCCACCGAATGCACCAGCACCTCATAGCGCTGGGCATAGACATCCAGCTGGGTGCCCAGCGGCTGGGCATCCTCGTCGCCCTTGGCGCGTTCATAGACCAGCGTGCGGGCCAGCCGGTTATAGGGCCGGCCCTCCAGATCGTCTTCGACGATATACTGGCGCAGATAGGGGCGCAGATCCTCGAAGATCCAGCGCAGATGCCCCACCACCGGATAGTTGACGCGGATGGCATGAACGGTCTGTCGGATGTCGACCACACCCACCGCGATCAGCGGCGCGATCACCAGCAGCGGCCAGGCGTAATCGCCATCCACCGCCAGCGCCAGCACCAGGAACAGCAGCCCGGCCAGCACCAGCAGGGCGAAGGCCGCATGGCGCACCGCCCGGTCCAGGAATAGCGGCCGGTCGGCGCCGCCGGTCGCGTGGGGTTGCGCGCGGCCGCCATCGGCGGTGCGGGTGGTGCCGGCGCTGCTCATGCCCGCACCGCCGTCATGGCCGCGCCGTCGGCCTCATCAGGCCCGAACAGCAGCACGTCCAGCCCGCGCACCAGCCCGGTCACCCCCGGCACCCGCCGCACCGCCAGCAGCGTGCCGTCGACATAGGCCGCGGCATCCTTGCCGGCATCATGCGACACCACCAGCCGGGCACCGGCCACGGCGAAATGGGCATCGATCGATGCAGCATAGCCGGGCAGGCGCAGCGAATGCACCTGCACGCCGCCGATGGTGCCGCCGCGCAGGGCGGCGTCGCCGATCACCCGGTCGGGCGCCACCGGTTCGGTGCCGGCCGGCATCGGCGGCCTTGCCACCCGGCCCAGACGCTCCGCCAGTTCGCGCGCGGTGCCCGATGGCGCATCGGGCTTGGCGGGGCCGGCGATCTCGACCACCTCGACATGCGGAATATAGCGGGCGGCGATCAGCGAGAACCGGGTGGCCAGGGCCGCGGTGACCGCGAAATTGCCGCTGGCGACCACGCCGCGCCCGGCCGCCCTGGCCGCCCGATCGATATGGTCATAAGCCGCGGCATCCAGGCCGGAGGTACCGATCACCACATGCACGCCGGCCGCCAGCGCCGCCTCGACATGGCCGGCAACCGTGGTGGGATGGGTGTAATCGACCAGCACGTCAATGCCACCCCGGGCGAGTGCGGTAGCCAGGTCGGCATCCACCATCACATCGCCAACCGCGTGACCGGCCTGGGGCTGGCCGACCACCGCCGCCAGCGTCTGACCGGCGGCCTTGCGCGCAACCCCGGCCACCAGCACCAGATCGGGGCTGGCGGCGATGGCGCGGGCGACGGCATTGCCGGTCCAGCCGGTTACCCCGGCCACACAGACCCGCAGCGGTGCCGCGGCAGAGGCGGAAGACGAGGCGGACGGGATGGAACCTGCAATCATTGATTGAGCCATTGATGAAGCGTTCCTGACGGGGCATGGATGGACGGCGGGGGCGCGGCCGAGCAGGCGGACCCCGGCGCCAAGCCTGACCGCCCCGGCCACCGGATGCAAGCGACCGCCGTCACACCACGCCGTCTGCCGCCCTGGATTGAGCCGGCCGGGCGGTTCGGGTCACTTCCAGCGCACCATTGATCCGCACCACCCGCCCGGCCGCATCGAAGCCGGGCGCTGCCGCCCCCACCATGTGCATGATCTGCCCGTCCACCCGCAGCAGCCGGAAATCCAGCGGCGCCGGCGTGCCACGCCGGGCACGGCTCAGCGCGTCCCGCACCCGCGGCCGGTCTTCGGGCAGCACCATCGCCTGGAATTGCGGGGCGTCGATGCCGCTATCCGCCGACATCTCGATACCGAAGGCCTGGAACAATTCGGCGGCGCACCACACCCGCGCAGCGCCGATCGGCCAGCTCCACGAGGCGATGCCGGCCAGCGACTGGATTTCATGCAGCGACCGGATGCGTTCCTGGGTCTCGCGGTGTCGGGCTTCCTGGGCGGTGATGTCGTGGATCACGCCCACCAGATGCCGGGTCGGGGGCCGGGGACCATCCTTGCCGGCCGTGGCGGCGGGCTCGCGGGCCAGCCCGCCCAGCCACCGCAGGAAATGCACGCCGCCACCCGCAGCGGGCACCGTCACGACCACCTCAAGCGTATTGTCGCGACCGGCCATGACGTCGTCGATGGCAGTCGACAGGGCGTTTCGGTCAGCTTGATGCAGGTGGTTCAGCAGATCGTCCAGATCATGCCGGCCGGCACCGACCGTCGCGATCGCCGGCATCACCGCGATCCGGCGACCATCGGCGTCGAAATGCCAGATCGACGCGGCACCGCGTTCCAGGGCGTGCAGATGATCGTCTCCACCGGCAGCCTGTCGGGTGCCGGGCGGACCGCCACGGCGCGGCAGCACCATCAGCATGATGGCGGCGCCGCCGATCAGTCCCAGCATCAACCCCATGCCGGCATCGGCCATCAGCCGGTCGCGCCAGCCGTCCAGCACCTGCGACCGCGACCGCCCGAGCGTGACCGAGATCGGAAAGCCCGCCACCGGCCGTTCCGCCACCAGATCGGCCGACACCGGGCCGCCCGATACAAGATCGGCCGACACCGGGCCGGCTGGCGTCGCGCCCGCCGCGGCATCGGCTGTCATGCGGCGGCGGTGGGGGCGGTCCAACGCCGTCAGCGGCAGCAGCCGTCCACCCGCATCCGACAGCCCCAGCGCCACCCGGCCAGGATCGGCCGCCGCCACCAGCGGCCCGGCCAGGACGTCACGCGACAGCATCATCACCACGACGCCCTTGAAGCCGGCGCCCTGAAGGCCCAATCCCCCACTGGCCGCGTCCCGGCCGCCGGTCTCGTCTTCCATGGCGGCAATCGCCCGGCTGGCGACCAGAACGTGCCGGTCGTCGCCATTGCCGCCGGCCTCCCCGGTGCCGGCGATGGTCAGGAACATGCCGTCGCGCATCAGTTGCTGGGCATAGGCCGGCTGCAGGGGCCGGGCACGGTGGTGCACCGCGAAAACCGGCGCATCGGCCGTGGCCAGCGCCGGCGATGGCACATCGCCAACGCCGCCGCGCACCTGTCCCTGGTCATCCATCGCCCAGATGGCGGTGGGCACAAGCCCTGGCGACACGGCGCGCTGCAGGATCTGCACGACCGTCGGGGCATCCATCGCCGGAAAACCCGCCGCCAGCAGCCGGGCAGATGCCAGCGTCAGCGAAGCCTCCACACCCTGCATCACACCCTGGACCGTCCGTTCCAGGCCGGTCGCATCATGCAGAAGCTGCCGCTCGGTTTCGACGATCACCTGGCGACGCTGGTCCTGGATGCGCACGATCTGGAATGCGGCACACCCCAATGCCAGCACCGCCAGCGTCACGCCCCAGATCTTCCGATCCATTCGCTGTCGCTCCCCTCCCCCATGCGCGCTGCGGCGCCCGCCCCCGGCCGGCTTCCCGGGCTATCGGCTTCCCGGCTTACCCCCCGGAGCCGTCGGCGACCAGACTAGCACCAGCGGCAAAGGCGCGCGATGGTCGTATGCGCCCCCGCCCGACACGCGTGAAACGCGACGCCACCGCTCCCTCCCCCCGCAACGCAAACCGCCCCCCGAGCCTGGCTCGGAGGGCGGTCGCTTGTCTGCGGTCGCTGGTGCGGCCCCCGATGGGGTCCGTGGATCAGCGCTGACCCAGTTCCACATAATCGCGGGCGGCGGCACCGATATACAACTGGCGCGGGCGGCCGATCTTCTGGGTGGGATCCTCGATCATCTCGTTCCACTGGGCAACCCAGCCAACCGTGCGGGCCACGGCGAACAGCACCGTGAACAGGCTGGTGGGGATGCCCATGGCGCGCAGGATGATGCCCGAATAGAAGTCGACATTCGGGTACAGCTTGCGCTGCACGAAGTAGTCGTCCTCAAGCGCGATCTTCTCAAGCTTCATGGCGATGTCGAGCAGTGGCTCGTCCTTGATGCCAAGCTCGCCCAGAACCTCGTGGCAGGTCTGGCGCATGATGGTCGCGCGCGGGTCGAAGTTCTTATAGACGCGATGACCGAAGCCCATCAGCCGGAACGGATCGTCCTTGTCCTTCGCCCGGGCGATGAATTCGGGGATCTTGTCGGCCGAGCCGATCTCCTCCAGCATCTTGATCACCGCCTCGTTGGCGCCGCCATGTGCGGGCCCCCACAGGCAGGCGATGCCGGCGGCGATGCAGGCGAAGGGATTGGCCCCCGACGAGCCGGCCAGACGGACGGTTGAGGTCGAGGCATTCTGCTCATGATCGGCGTGCAGAATCAGGATCCGGTCCATCGCCCGCGCCAGAACCGGGTTGACCTCGTAAGGCTCGCACGGCACCGAGAACATCATGTGCAGGAAATTCTCGGCATAGCCCAGATCGTTGCGCGGATACACGAAAGGCTGGCCGACCGAATACTTATAGGCCATCGCGGCGATGGTCGGCACCTTGGCGATCAGCCGGTGCGAGGCGATCACCCGATGCGCCGGATCGTTGATATCGGTGCTGTCGTGATAGAAGGCCGACATCGCGCCGACCACACCCACCATGACCGCCATCGGATGGGCATCGCGGCGGAAACCGGTGAAGAACTTGGTCAGCTGCTCATGCAGCATGGTGTGGCGGGTGATATTGCGCTCGAAGGTCGTGTATTCGTCCTTCGAGGGCAACTCGCCGTTCATCATCAGATAAGCGACTTCAAGGAAGTTGCTCTTGGTGGCAAGCTGGTCGATCGGGTAACCCCGATGGAGCAGCTCGCCCTTGTCGCCGTCGATGAAGGTGATCCGGCTCTCGCACGAGGCGGTGGCCATGAAGCCCGGATCATAGGTGAAATAGCCGGTCTTCCCGCCGAGCGAGCGGATATCGATCACCATATTCCCCGACGTACCGTTCAGGATCGGCAATTCGTGGCTCTGCCCGCTGATATCGTCCGTGATCGTGACGGTACCTGCACGGACGGCGGTGTTCTCGGTCATGCGGTAGGACTCCTTGAGCCGCTCCGCGCGACACCGCGCGGAGGCGTCGACTGGTATGTTGTCGGGCTGAATATAGCCGCCAGGCACGAAAGCACAATGGCAAGGGCATCAATGTTACGAGACAGGCGCCAATTTTAGCAGAAACGTCACCCGACCTGTGGGCGATTATGAAATGTCTTATTGAACCACAGAGATTAAATCGCGCCACACGCCTGAATAGATCTTTTACTTGAATTCTTGCGCAAGAGTGTCAATCGGAAGCTGCCCGGGCAGGCTTTCCATCCGCGCATAGGTTCGGAGCGCACGCAGGATCAGGTCGACGCGCATCTGCATCCGGGGGCCATGGCCCGCCGCGATCAGCGGCTCCGCCACCGCATCGAAGGCCCGGTTCTGCATCTCGATCGCGATGCTGATCCGCGGGCCGGCAGCGGCGGTTGTGGCGCGCCCCGACCAGTGCCACAGATCCTGGCGCCAGCCCAGAACCGCCCCGGCTGCGGCCGGCAGGGGCGTGCCGATCGCCTCGGGTTCGGCGGCCAGCCGCCCGTCGGCGATCATGGTCTCAAGCCGATCGGGCAGGGCCCGTTCCACCGGCAGCGGCACCACCCGTATGCAGCCATTGTCCAGGGTGGCATCGACCAGCGGCACCCACAGGCTGAGCGTCATGTGAATGCCGCCCGGAAACACACTGTTGCCGATCAGGTCACGATGACCGGGCCAGCCGCGCGCGCCCGCCACCGGCGGCACGCACCACGCCCACAGATGCGGCAGCACGGCGAAGCGGTCGCCCAGCAGATGCCGGGCCAGCGGCGTCAATGCCGCCTGCAGCGCCCAGGCCTGATCAAAGACATGGATGAACACCGGCGGCCAGCCCAGCGCCGCCAGCCGGCTGATGCCGCGGCCAAGCCCGTCGATCAGATCCGGCGGCAGGCAGGGCGGCAGCGCGAACCAGCCCTGATCGTGCAGGCTGTCGGCGGCGCGGCCCAGCGCGTCATCGTCGACGGCCATGAAACCGGCACCGCCTGCGGTGCATCCCGCCTCGGTCACATTCAGCCAGGGCACCAGCCGCCGCCAGCCGCCGGCATCCAGCAGCCGCGGGTCCGGCGTGCTCGTCTCATCTGCGCCACTCACCGCGCCATCCCGGCCGACAACCGGTCATGAGCCTCGCGAACCGGCACCGGCCAGCGGCTTTTGATGAAGGACAGGATCGCCCAGATCTGGTCATCGCTCAGCCGATCGCGGAAGCCGGGCATGTCGGACTGATAGCCCGGCGGCGCGAACGGGCCGGGACCAAGGGCGGTCAGCGCGAACAGATGCTGGTCGGGGTGATGCCAGGTGTGGCCGGTCGCATCATGGGGTGGTGCCGCCATCCGCCCCGATGGCCGGGGCGTGCGCCAGTCCCAATCGGGCGCGCCACCGAGATCGGGGCCATGGCAGGCGGCGCAATATGTCGCATACAGCCGCCCGCCCTCGGCCACCTTGGCCGGGTCGGCCGGGTCGAGTTCCGACGGCATCTCGGCCAGTGCTGCATACAGCGCCGCCCGCGCGGCGGCATCCGGACTGGCCGGATCGGGGAAGCTGCGCACCACATGGCCGGCTGCAGCATGGCCGCCATCCAGCCCCAGAACCGCCCGCACCCTGTCCGGCGCCAGCACCAGGACGGCACCGACCGCGATCACCGCGGCACAGCCGGCAGCGCCCGCGACCAGCCGCCATCTGCGGCGCGATCGCGGCGGTCTCTCAGGTCCGGGCCGATCACCCGGCTTGTTCTGGGGGCGCGTGCTCATGCCGCCGAAGATGGCGCAGCCATCCGGCACGGGCAAGCGGTGCTGTGACCGGACAATCGATCTGCGACCCTCAGTCGCGCAGGCTCCACACCAGACGGTGAATGCCATCCGGGGCATCGGCGGATGATGGCGGGGCGAAGCCCACTTCGGCCAGCCGCAGCCCCAGAAAGTTCAGGGTCAGCGGCGGTGCCTCGCTGCCAAGGTCCGCCTGGGCGTATGACCAGAGACCGGCATGGCGCGGCCCGGAATAGTCGTCATCCAGCATCAGATCCAGGCAGGCGAAGCGGCCATCGGGGCCAAGCGCTTCTTCCGATGCCTCGATCGCCGCCGAGATCAGCGATTTGTGCTGGCGGCCCAGCCCACGCAGGACCAACACCCCGTCCAACCCTTGCGGCCAGTCCTGCCCCGGATCGGCCAATGCGGCGGCGAAGGCCGGGTCGTTCTCGTCGATCCGCACCACCTCGACCGCGCCCGATCGCGCGAAGCCCTCGGCGAAGCCGGCGTCACCACCCAGAACCAGCCAGCGACCGCGCGGCCGCAACAGCGCCCCGGCCCAGCCGCCGATCGCCGGGTCCAGCACCGGCCAGCTGATGGCGGCCGGTGCCGCAGGCACGCCCGCCGCCAGCAGGGCCGCCGCCGCAGCGGCGGCATCCCGCGCCTGCGGATTCAGAATCACCTGCCCATCATCTTCCAGATAGAGCAACCCTTGCGCGCCCAGCGCCGCAAGCTGTGCCAGCAGCCGGTCGACCGACAGGCCCACCGCCGTCGCCAGCTCGGTCGGGTCGGCGCGCCCGGCGGCCAACCGCGCGAACGTGCCGCCATTGATCGCCTCGGCCAGCGACCGGCTGGCCGCCCAGCCAAGGGCGGCGTCCAGCCCCAGCGCAGCGGGGCTGGGCCCCGCCTTGGCCCTGCCGTCTTCTCCCGCAACCGCGCGCACCGCGTCGGCACCCGTTCCGGCCAGCGTCATGGCTTCCATCCCCGATCCTGTGACCCCGATCCAGAAGGTAGACATGGACATGATGAAACACAACCTATGATAAATTAACCCTGACCGAATTCTCCTGATGCCGTACCACCTCCGCCTCCCTCAGGCCG harbors:
- a CDS encoding MarR family winged helix-turn-helix transcriptional regulator — translated: MSEATTTPKADALTDLILTMFRANNLTLAWGDRLVAPFGLTSARWQVLGAIVLSQRSQPVAWIARDLGANRQNVQRIVNDLHKEELVEFQPNPHHRRAHLVVLTDKGRRAYEAAINAYSPRVNMLAEGLSFEDITTAHRVVAMLRDRLEGELDAERQP
- a CDS encoding FMN-binding glutamate synthase family protein — its product is MSSAGTTRTADGGRAQPHATGGADRPLFLDRAVRHAAFALLVLAGLLFLVLALAVDGDYAWPLLVIAPLIAVGVVDIRQTVHAIRVNYPVVGHLRWIFEDLRPYLRQYIVEDDLEGRPYNRLARTLVYERAKGDEDAQPLGTQLDVYAQRYEVLVHSVAPHPVATEPFRVMVGGPHCLKPYSAQVLNISAMSFGSLSARAIEALNAGAARGGFYHDTGEGGLSPYHRMHGGDIVWELGSGYFGCRDDQGRFDPDQFAETARLDQVKMIEIKLSQGAKPGHGGMLPGPKVTAEIAATRKVPEGVDCISPARHSAFDTPEGMMRFVQQLRDLSGGKPVGIKLCVGQPHEIFAIVKAMLSTGILVDFIVVDGAEGGTGAAPREFSDHLGLPMREGLVLVRNALVGAGLRPHVKIAAAGKMTSAFDLAAALAIGADWCNAARAFMFAIGCVQSVKCHTGRCPTGVATQDPDRQKGLVVEDKAERVRRYQARTVHALADLVAAAGLDHPDQLEPRHLLHRRSPNEIVPIDRLYPFLKSGVLIEAPDATPYAADWAAADPASFAPRRIG
- the dapB gene encoding 4-hydroxy-tetrahydrodipicolinate reductase, whose protein sequence is MAQSMIAGSIPSASSSASAAAPLRVCVAGVTGWTGNAVARAIAASPDLVLVAGVARKAAGQTLAAVVGQPQAGHAVGDVMVDADLATALARGGIDVLVDYTHPTTVAGHVEAALAAGVHVVIGTSGLDAAAYDHIDRAARAAGRGVVASGNFAVTAALATRFSLIAARYIPHVEVVEIAGPAKPDAPSGTARELAERLGRVARPPMPAGTEPVAPDRVIGDAALRGGTIGGVQVHSLRLPGYAASIDAHFAVAGARLVVSHDAGKDAAAYVDGTLLAVRRVPGVTGLVRGLDVLLFGPDEADGAAMTAVRA
- a CDS encoding PAS domain-containing protein — protein: MDRKIWGVTLAVLALGCAAFQIVRIQDQRRQVIVETERQLLHDATGLERTVQGVMQGVEASLTLASARLLAAGFPAMDAPTVVQILQRAVSPGLVPTAIWAMDDQGQVRGGVGDVPSPALATADAPVFAVHHRARPLQPAYAQQLMRDGMFLTIAGTGEAGGNGDDRHVLVASRAIAAMEDETGGRDAASGGLGLQGAGFKGVVVMMLSRDVLAGPLVAAADPGRVALGLSDAGGRLLPLTALDRPHRRRMTADAAAGATPAGPVSADLVSGGPVSADLVAERPVAGFPISVTLGRSRSQVLDGWRDRLMADAGMGLMLGLIGGAAIMLMVLPRRGGPPGTRQAAGGDDHLHALERGAASIWHFDADGRRIAVMPAIATVGAGRHDLDDLLNHLHQADRNALSTAIDDVMAGRDNTLEVVVTVPAAGGGVHFLRWLGGLAREPAATAGKDGPRPPTRHLVGVIHDITAQEARHRETQERIRSLHEIQSLAGIASWSWPIGAARVWCAAELFQAFGIEMSADSGIDAPQFQAMVLPEDRPRVRDALSRARRGTPAPLDFRLLRVDGQIMHMVGAAAPGFDAAGRVVRINGALEVTRTARPAQSRAADGVV
- the gltA gene encoding citrate synthase; its protein translation is MTENTAVRAGTVTITDDISGQSHELPILNGTSGNMVIDIRSLGGKTGYFTYDPGFMATASCESRITFIDGDKGELLHRGYPIDQLATKSNFLEVAYLMMNGELPSKDEYTTFERNITRHTMLHEQLTKFFTGFRRDAHPMAVMVGVVGAMSAFYHDSTDINDPAHRVIASHRLIAKVPTIAAMAYKYSVGQPFVYPRNDLGYAENFLHMMFSVPCEPYEVNPVLARAMDRILILHADHEQNASTSTVRLAGSSGANPFACIAAGIACLWGPAHGGANEAVIKMLEEIGSADKIPEFIARAKDKDDPFRLMGFGHRVYKNFDPRATIMRQTCHEVLGELGIKDEPLLDIAMKLEKIALEDDYFVQRKLYPNVDFYSGIILRAMGIPTSLFTVLFAVARTVGWVAQWNEMIEDPTQKIGRPRQLYIGAAARDYVELGQR
- a CDS encoding phytanoyl-CoA dioxygenase family protein yields the protein MSGADETSTPDPRLLDAGGWRRLVPWLNVTEAGCTAGGAGFMAVDDDALGRAADSLHDQGWFALPPCLPPDLIDGLGRGISRLAALGWPPVFIHVFDQAWALQAALTPLARHLLGDRFAVLPHLWAWCVPPVAGARGWPGHRDLIGNSVFPGGIHMTLSLWVPLVDATLDNGCIRVVPLPVERALPDRLETMIADGRLAAEPEAIGTPLPAAAGAVLGWRQDLWHWSGRATTAAAGPRISIAIEMQNRAFDAVAEPLIAAGHGPRMQMRVDLILRALRTYARMESLPGQLPIDTLAQEFK
- a CDS encoding c-type cytochrome, with product MSTRPQNKPGDRPGPERPPRSRRRWRLVAGAAGCAAVIAVGAVLVLAPDRVRAVLGLDGGHAAAGHVVRSFPDPASPDAAARAALYAALAEMPSELDPADPAKVAEGGRLYATYCAACHGPDLGGAPDWDWRTPRPSGRMAAPPHDATGHTWHHPDQHLFALTALGPGPFAPPGYQSDMPGFRDRLSDDQIWAILSFIKSRWPVPVREAHDRLSAGMAR